One window of the Allorhizobium ampelinum S4 genome contains the following:
- a CDS encoding GNAT family N-acetyltransferase, translated as MIEFKGMSEEDYSRYLNYFIADYAAEIALNYNLAEGEALKRAEHEIAQSLPHGPKTPGHALLNIVDKQQQAIGYLWYRFDETTKSVFILDFYVFPTHRGKGQGKQALAALETLLAEEGYREIKLRVAADNDRARHIYEYGGFRVTGVNMAKQIRAS; from the coding sequence ATGATTGAATTCAAAGGGATGTCCGAGGAGGACTACAGTCGCTACCTCAATTATTTCATTGCGGATTACGCTGCCGAAATCGCCCTCAATTATAACCTCGCCGAGGGCGAGGCGTTAAAACGGGCAGAACACGAGATCGCTCAAAGCCTGCCGCACGGCCCGAAAACACCGGGTCATGCATTGCTTAACATTGTTGACAAGCAGCAGCAGGCGATCGGCTATCTCTGGTATCGCTTCGATGAAACGACGAAATCCGTGTTCATCCTTGATTTCTATGTCTTTCCGACCCATCGCGGCAAAGGCCAGGGCAAACAAGCCCTTGCCGCCCTGGAAACCTTGCTGGCAGAGGAAGGATACCGCGAAATCAAGCTGCGGGTCGCTGCCGACAACGACCGCGCCCGGCATATCTATGAATATGGTGGCTTTCGTGTCACCGGCGTCAACATGGCAAAGCAGATCAGGGCTTCCTGA
- a CDS encoding superoxide dismutase, translating into MAFELPALPYAYDALGPFMSAETLEFHHDKHHQAYVTNGNNLLKDSGLEGLSLEEVVKQSYGKNAGLFNNAGQHYNHVHFWNWLKKDGGGTKLPGKLEAAIASDLGGYDKFKADFIAAGTTQFGSGWAWLSVKDGKLEISKTPNGENPLIHGASPILGVDVWEHSYYIDYRNARPKYLEAFVDSLINWDYVAELYEAATK; encoded by the coding sequence ATGGCTTTCGAACTTCCCGCACTTCCCTACGCTTACGATGCACTCGGCCCATTCATGTCGGCCGAAACGCTGGAATTCCACCACGACAAGCATCATCAGGCCTATGTCACCAACGGCAATAATCTGCTGAAGGATTCGGGCCTTGAAGGGCTTTCGCTGGAGGAAGTCGTCAAGCAGTCCTATGGCAAGAATGCCGGCCTGTTCAACAATGCCGGCCAGCACTACAACCACGTGCATTTCTGGAACTGGTTGAAGAAAGACGGCGGCGGCACCAAGCTGCCTGGCAAGCTGGAAGCAGCGATTGCTTCCGATCTCGGTGGCTACGACAAGTTCAAGGCCGATTTCATCGCCGCTGGCACCACCCAGTTCGGCTCCGGCTGGGCCTGGCTCTCCGTCAAGGACGGCAAGCTGGAAATTTCCAAGACCCCGAATGGCGAAAACCCGCTGATCCATGGCGCATCGCCCATCCTCGGCGTCGATGTCTGGGAACATTCCTACTATATCGACTACCGCAACGCCCGCCCGAAATATCTGGAAGCCTTCGTGGATAGCCTGATCAACTGGGATTACGTGGCCGAGCTTTACGAAGCCGCCACCAAGTAA
- a CDS encoding c-type cytochrome → MAGTAKFGIAAALVAGVALVGAYVFAVAPHRQPATVWAATTAPDLTNGKRMFFAGGCSSCHAAPGATGDARLLLTGGVALKTQFGTFHVPNISPDPKAGIGQWTLAEFGDAVTRGIGPSGENLYPAFPYTSYARMKPQDVADLYGYLKTLPVSGNVAPPHELGFPFNQRLALTGWKLLFLNDKPRVTLASADAQIQRGQYLVEGPGHCGECHTPRNVIGGLKVDQWLAGGPNPEDEGRIPDITPSSDSMGKWSKDEIASYLETGFTPDFDSVGGSMVEVQKNLAELPAEDRAAIAAYLKAIPAK, encoded by the coding sequence ATGGCTGGAACGGCAAAATTCGGCATCGCGGCAGCGCTCGTCGCAGGCGTGGCATTGGTCGGCGCCTATGTGTTTGCCGTGGCACCGCATCGCCAGCCCGCCACCGTCTGGGCCGCGACCACGGCACCCGACCTTACCAATGGCAAACGGATGTTTTTTGCTGGCGGCTGTTCCAGCTGCCATGCGGCACCCGGTGCAACCGGCGATGCGCGCCTGCTGCTGACTGGCGGCGTGGCGCTGAAAACCCAGTTCGGCACCTTTCACGTTCCCAATATTTCGCCGGACCCGAAGGCCGGGATCGGTCAATGGACGCTGGCCGAATTCGGCGATGCCGTCACCCGTGGGATCGGCCCTTCCGGCGAAAATCTTTATCCGGCCTTTCCCTATACATCCTATGCGCGGATGAAGCCGCAGGATGTGGCCGATCTCTATGGCTATCTGAAAACCTTGCCCGTCAGCGGCAATGTCGCGCCCCCGCATGAGCTGGGCTTTCCCTTCAATCAGCGTCTTGCGCTGACCGGCTGGAAACTGCTGTTTCTAAACGATAAACCGCGCGTCACTCTGGCGTCTGCGGATGCGCAGATCCAGCGCGGCCAATATCTGGTCGAAGGCCCCGGCCATTGTGGCGAATGTCATACGCCCCGCAACGTGATCGGCGGGCTGAAGGTAGATCAATGGCTGGCCGGCGGACCGAACCCGGAAGACGAAGGCCGCATCCCCGATATCACCCCCAGCTCCGACAGCATGGGTAAATGGTCAAAAGACGAAATCGCCAGCTATCTGGAAACCGGCTTCACCCCCGATTTCGACAGTGTCGGCGGCTCGATGGTCGAGGTGCAGAAAAATCTGGCCGAACTGCCCGCCGAAGACCGCGCAGCGATTGCCGCCTATCTCAAGGCCATTCCGGCAAAGTAA
- a CDS encoding class I SAM-dependent methyltransferase: MTQTAMQQNYHLKDEIKAYWSARAETFDSQPGHEIFSDEERAAWHALIRKHLGVGNVGAGEGRKVLDLASGTGVVSHLLDDLGFSVTGMDWAEPMLERARAKAKSRGRNIRFLIGDAENTMEAEASYDAITNRHLVWTLIDPLTAFKEWHRVLKPGGKLLIVDGDFVNPSPLAKLTGLLARLASRLGIGKAVAHHGPASSLVETHRSILSRVYFSDGARADAVVALLKEAGFSSVTVDTDLRAINRAQRANFGFLKGLERATQHRYAICAVR, from the coding sequence ATGACGCAGACGGCAATGCAACAGAATTACCACCTGAAAGACGAGATCAAGGCCTATTGGTCGGCCCGCGCCGAAACCTTTGATAGCCAGCCGGGCCATGAGATCTTCTCAGACGAGGAGCGCGCCGCCTGGCATGCGCTGATCCGCAAACATTTGGGGGTGGGCAACGTCGGCGCTGGCGAGGGTCGCAAGGTGCTGGATCTGGCGTCAGGCACTGGCGTCGTCTCGCATCTGCTTGATGATCTCGGGTTTTCAGTGACCGGCATGGACTGGGCCGAACCGATGCTGGAACGCGCCCGCGCCAAGGCTAAATCCCGTGGCCGCAATATCCGCTTCCTGATCGGCGACGCGGAAAACACCATGGAGGCGGAGGCAAGCTACGACGCCATCACCAATCGTCATCTGGTCTGGACGCTGATCGATCCGCTCACGGCTTTCAAGGAATGGCACCGCGTGCTGAAACCCGGCGGCAAGCTGCTGATCGTCGATGGCGATTTCGTCAATCCCAGCCCGCTTGCCAAACTGACCGGCCTGCTGGCCAGGCTGGCGTCACGCCTTGGCATCGGCAAAGCCGTCGCCCATCACGGCCCGGCATCGTCGCTGGTGGAAACCCACCGGAGCATTCTCTCACGGGTGTATTTTTCTGATGGCGCCAGGGCGGATGCCGTTGTGGCCCTGTTGAAGGAGGCTGGTTTTTCCTCCGTGACGGTTGATACAGACTTGCGCGCCATCAACCGGGCGCAACGCGCTAATTTCGGATTTTTGAAGGGGCTAGAGCGGGCAACCCAGCACAGGTATGCGATTTGCGCGGTGCGGTGA
- a CDS encoding helix-turn-helix domain-containing protein: protein MSRILKNVHKSAERLHGAGFVDEVTMREFDALCLPPLRDYSPDEIKKIRAGTKASQAVFASFINVKKITVAAWEQGTKKPNSTAIKILDLIERKGLDVLR, encoded by the coding sequence ATGAGCCGGATACTGAAGAACGTTCATAAGTCTGCGGAGAGGCTGCACGGCGCGGGTTTCGTTGACGAAGTGACGATGAGAGAGTTTGACGCGCTCTGCCTCCCTCCTTTGCGTGATTATTCCCCCGATGAGATCAAGAAGATCAGAGCGGGGACGAAGGCAAGTCAAGCTGTATTTGCCAGCTTCATCAACGTGAAGAAAATTACGGTTGCGGCATGGGAGCAGGGGACCAAAAAGCCAAACAGCACGGCTATTAAGATTCTTGATCTGATTGAGCGCAAAGGGCTGGATGTCCTTCGCTAG
- a CDS encoding GNAT family N-acetyltransferase: MSSTTLSRICRADGADLVAANLASRDYHAPWAAPFTDLDGFEAYLSLTISGANIGLIARESDSHGVVGVFTLSQIVLGNFRSCYLGYYGMAAFAGRGLMTDALNAVIAHAFTEVGLNRVEANIQPENLRSIALVARCGFEKEGFSRRYLKIGGEWRDHERWAKVVFPSRSG; encoded by the coding sequence ATGTCATCGACCACACTCTCCCGCATCTGCCGCGCCGACGGGGCGGATCTGGTGGCGGCCAATCTGGCCAGCCGCGATTACCATGCGCCCTGGGCGGCACCCTTCACCGATCTCGATGGTTTCGAGGCCTATCTCAGCCTGACGATCAGCGGTGCCAATATTGGTTTGATTGCCCGAGAGTCAGACAGTCACGGTGTGGTCGGGGTCTTTACCCTGAGTCAGATCGTGCTGGGCAACTTCAGAAGCTGCTATCTCGGCTATTACGGCATGGCTGCCTTTGCCGGGCGCGGATTGATGACGGACGCGCTGAACGCGGTTATTGCCCATGCCTTCACGGAGGTGGGCTTGAACCGGGTCGAGGCCAATATCCAGCCGGAAAACCTGCGCTCGATTGCACTTGTCGCGCGCTGCGGCTTTGAGAAGGAAGGTTTTTCCAGGCGCTACCTGAAAATCGGCGGGGAATGGCGCGATCATGAGCGCTGGGCCAAGGTGGTGTTTCCGTCACGAAGCGGTTGA
- a CDS encoding FMN-dependent NADH-azoreductase gives MKLLHLDSSVLGPYSVSRDLSASIVKTLSEKTAGLDVTYRDLAANPLPHLSGLTLAAAMGNYDASNDEATKADLALGGEVLEQFLTSDVVVIGVGFYNFGIPSQLKAWIDRISVAGKTFKYGATGPEGLCGGKRVIVAISRGGIYSQGPAAPLEHAETYLKGVFTFLGITDLEFVVAEGVNMGEEAKAAAVKGAKDSIATLKAA, from the coding sequence ATGAAACTTCTGCATCTCGATTCCAGCGTGCTTGGCCCCTATTCCGTCAGCCGCGACCTGTCGGCGTCGATTGTGAAGACACTCAGCGAAAAGACCGCTGGCCTCGACGTCACCTACCGCGATCTGGCCGCCAATCCGCTTCCGCATCTCTCCGGCCTGACGCTGGCGGCTGCCATGGGCAATTACGATGCCAGCAATGACGAAGCCACCAAGGCCGATCTGGCGCTGGGCGGCGAAGTGCTGGAACAGTTCCTCACCTCCGACGTGGTCGTTATCGGCGTCGGCTTCTACAATTTCGGCATTCCGAGCCAGCTCAAGGCCTGGATCGATCGCATCAGCGTTGCCGGCAAGACCTTCAAATACGGCGCTACCGGTCCTGAAGGCCTGTGCGGCGGCAAGCGGGTGATCGTTGCCATCTCGCGCGGCGGCATCTACAGCCAGGGCCCTGCGGCTCCGCTTGAACATGCCGAAACCTATCTGAAGGGCGTCTTCACCTTCCTCGGCATCACCGATCTGGAATTCGTTGTCGCCGAAGGCGTCAACATGGGCGAAGAAGCCAAGGCCGCTGCCGTCAAGGGCGCCAAGGATTCGATCGCGACCCTGAAGGCCGCTTGA
- a CDS encoding MFS transporter, with product MLDSNRNLFFLATICAFCVANIYYSQPMLGLIAQEFGGEAGSVSVIATIVQLSYAAGLVVFVPLGDRLSRRGLLVGLITLNALGSLCAACATSLFALGVSNIVIGMTSVGGQIIIPAVSLYARENRRGHAMGIVTSGLLAGVLIARALSGIIGEYEGWREMYVVATVINLALVPFAMTIIPKNVPDVKEPYATFMKSLWHLAKQPELHLPALSGALMFGSFSALWGSLALLAGQAPYHLNSAQIGAFGFAGLIGTLSAPFIGKLADKIGARRVVLSGASLNMLAFMLIAFTTHQLFFLIIGMIILDLGGRAGLVGNQIRALSLDPRARSRLNTVFMSIYFLGGAVGTNLGASVGAHYGWFGIAGLGLFASFSVIGLNFVSRPKSALSPAQRQDQQ from the coding sequence ATGCTTGATTCAAATAGGAATCTCTTTTTTCTGGCAACAATCTGCGCCTTTTGCGTCGCAAATATCTACTACAGTCAGCCTATGTTGGGGCTTATTGCCCAAGAATTTGGCGGAGAGGCAGGCTCAGTAAGTGTCATAGCCACCATCGTCCAACTCTCTTATGCGGCCGGTCTGGTGGTCTTTGTGCCTCTGGGTGATCGGCTCTCGCGGCGCGGTCTGCTTGTGGGGCTTATTACGTTGAACGCACTGGGGTCACTTTGCGCAGCATGTGCGACAAGCCTTTTTGCTTTAGGCGTGTCGAACATCGTGATTGGCATGACCTCTGTTGGTGGGCAGATTATTATTCCCGCCGTTTCTCTCTATGCACGCGAAAACCGGCGTGGCCATGCGATGGGCATTGTCACAAGCGGCTTGCTGGCTGGTGTGCTGATTGCCCGTGCGCTGTCGGGCATCATTGGCGAATATGAAGGTTGGCGCGAAATGTATGTCGTCGCAACCGTGATCAATCTGGCGCTCGTGCCTTTCGCTATGACGATCATTCCGAAAAATGTCCCAGACGTCAAAGAGCCCTATGCTACATTCATGAAATCCCTGTGGCATTTGGCCAAGCAACCGGAGTTGCACCTCCCCGCCCTCAGCGGCGCTTTGATGTTTGGCTCCTTCAGTGCGCTTTGGGGAAGCCTTGCCCTTCTGGCGGGCCAAGCCCCATACCATTTAAACAGCGCCCAGATCGGGGCATTCGGATTTGCTGGGTTGATAGGAACCCTTTCAGCCCCTTTTATCGGCAAATTAGCGGATAAAATTGGCGCACGCCGCGTTGTTTTATCCGGCGCGAGCCTCAATATGCTGGCGTTCATGTTGATTGCTTTCACCACGCATCAACTGTTCTTCCTGATCATCGGAATGATTATTCTTGATCTCGGCGGCAGAGCGGGTCTGGTCGGAAACCAAATCCGCGCACTTTCACTGGACCCGCGCGCGCGCAGCCGCCTGAATACCGTTTTCATGTCAATTTATTTCCTTGGCGGCGCTGTGGGGACCAATTTGGGTGCCAGTGTTGGCGCGCACTATGGCTGGTTCGGCATTGCCGGTTTAGGCTTGTTCGCATCTTTCAGCGTGATCGGACTGAACTTCGTCAGTCGCCCCAAGAGCGCGCTCAGCCCAGCCCAGAGGCAGGATCAGCAATGA
- a CDS encoding thioester reductase domain-containing protein, which translates to MSEKKNVFLTGATGFIGAYLLTEMLKSSHIGKIYTLCRRFDPQNDRDRILLSFKKFSIEMDRAYLFTDQIQVVEGDITMPRFGLSDSTYEMICQEADLIHHVAARVNHIQPYELLKKPNVDSMADAIIMASRGKQKIVNFVSTLGSAVTRDSIGNYLEDFPDNTALESDMGYLLSKWEGEKLQAKFIAEGGKTNLFRLGYISGHSTSGVSLFENNQFMLFVKSCIQLGHAPELDRTINFTPVDYTVKIMNSPKYTIEGGHVLNLFNFTGLIEWKNVVQWLNARGYEISIIPFYEWQKLLLSDGESNPLYRLLPLYGSDNAHEKILRFGREIHKYRYDNVCAATIENDVWPPRLKFELLDTYLSYLQSQEFLPAPTMMESCAA; encoded by the coding sequence ATGAGCGAAAAGAAAAACGTTTTTCTTACAGGTGCAACTGGTTTCATAGGCGCATACCTTCTTACCGAAATGCTCAAAAGTTCTCATATCGGGAAAATTTATACTTTGTGCCGCAGGTTCGATCCGCAAAATGATAGGGATAGAATTCTACTTTCATTCAAGAAATTCTCCATAGAGATGGATAGGGCTTATTTATTTACCGACCAGATCCAAGTCGTGGAAGGTGACATAACAATGCCCCGTTTTGGACTGTCTGACTCCACCTACGAAATGATATGTCAGGAAGCCGATCTTATCCATCATGTCGCCGCGCGGGTGAATCACATTCAGCCTTATGAATTGCTCAAGAAACCCAATGTAGATAGCATGGCAGATGCCATTATCATGGCTTCCCGTGGGAAGCAGAAAATCGTGAATTTCGTATCAACGTTAGGCTCCGCAGTTACGCGGGATAGCATTGGTAATTATCTAGAGGACTTTCCAGACAACACAGCCCTAGAATCTGATATGGGATATCTGCTTTCAAAATGGGAAGGAGAAAAACTACAAGCAAAATTCATAGCCGAAGGGGGTAAAACAAACCTGTTTCGCCTCGGTTATATATCCGGACACAGTACGTCTGGAGTTTCTTTATTTGAAAACAACCAGTTTATGCTTTTCGTAAAAAGCTGCATTCAACTCGGCCATGCGCCAGAGCTAGATAGAACAATCAACTTCACACCCGTTGATTACACAGTAAAAATTATGAATTCTCCAAAGTATACTATTGAGGGTGGACACGTTTTAAATCTATTCAATTTTACAGGTTTGATCGAGTGGAAAAATGTCGTTCAGTGGCTAAATGCACGAGGATATGAAATATCGATAATTCCTTTCTATGAATGGCAGAAGTTACTTTTGTCTGATGGTGAAAGTAATCCACTTTATCGTCTTCTACCACTTTACGGCAGCGACAACGCTCACGAAAAAATCCTACGTTTTGGACGAGAAATTCACAAATACCGCTACGACAATGTCTGCGCTGCAACGATCGAAAATGATGTCTGGCCCCCCCGACTCAAGTTTGAGTTACTAGATACGTATTTGAGCTACTTGCAGAGTCAGGAATTCTTACCAGCACCAACCATGATGGAATCATGTGCGGCATAG
- a CDS encoding type II toxin-antitoxin system RelE/ParE family toxin — protein MRVLKDVEFHNWAIEYGITDSMLCVAAKEIEDGLVDARLGGFLLKKRVAAPGRGKSGSYRTIVGYRQADRLIFVHGFAKNEADNINKSEKKALRKLCDIYMGADDKKLVEMISKNTILEIKCNEPDTEERS, from the coding sequence GTGAGAGTTTTGAAGGATGTGGAATTTCACAACTGGGCCATCGAATACGGCATAACAGATTCGATGCTTTGCGTGGCCGCAAAAGAAATCGAGGACGGGCTTGTTGATGCCCGGCTCGGTGGCTTTCTCCTGAAGAAGCGGGTTGCTGCTCCTGGTCGAGGAAAATCAGGAAGCTACCGGACTATCGTTGGCTATCGACAAGCCGACAGGCTTATTTTTGTGCATGGTTTCGCTAAGAACGAGGCTGACAACATCAATAAGAGCGAAAAGAAAGCCCTTCGGAAATTATGCGACATCTACATGGGCGCTGATGACAAGAAGCTTGTCGAGATGATTTCTAAGAACACGATACTGGAGATTAAATGCAATGAGCCGGATACTGAAGAACGTTCATAA
- a CDS encoding winged helix-turn-helix transcriptional regulator produces MELGHINVTTSEPTAAPEVSMAAVNQRSSCEAVNSVLTRIGDKWSVLIVMMLANGPQRFNELKRRIGSISQRMLTLTLRGLERDGLVKRTVFPTIPPRVDYELTDLGQSLRQPIEALGHWAFDNYACIAKARDSFDKAAKKQGVRKP; encoded by the coding sequence TTGGAACTCGGGCACATCAATGTAACCACATCCGAACCGACAGCCGCGCCGGAGGTTTCCATGGCAGCGGTCAACCAGCGCAGCAGCTGCGAGGCGGTCAACAGCGTGTTGACCCGCATCGGCGACAAATGGAGCGTGTTGATCGTGATGATGCTGGCCAATGGCCCACAGCGTTTCAATGAGTTGAAGCGGCGGATCGGCAGCATTTCCCAGCGCATGCTGACATTGACCCTGCGTGGACTGGAGCGCGATGGGCTGGTGAAGCGCACCGTGTTTCCCACCATTCCGCCCCGGGTGGATTACGAATTGACCGATCTCGGCCAATCGCTGCGCCAGCCGATCGAGGCGCTTGGCCACTGGGCCTTCGACAATTATGCTTGTATTGCCAAGGCCCGCGACAGTTTCGACAAGGCGGCAAAGAAGCAAGGCGTCAGGAAGCCCTGA
- a CDS encoding LysR family transcriptional regulator — protein MDTVNYTHHLSTFVDVVRAGSFSAVARRQGMKPSSIARKIDMLEDYFGAALFVRSTRALMLTDVGEVLVARAEVILNELNAMRVEIKSIKDNLDGPLRISCLPTFGKLHILPWLPKLRENFPRMTVELDLTERIANPSIERLDAVLRIGPLNDSGLYAKTIGVQRWLVCASPAYVGRSGKPAGWSQLAGHAIVDKLHDPAGICWHGALDPQQYSAMSIGFRCNDFDGLRQAALGGLGLAYLPDWVALPDITAGRLVKLFDDSKRGDEPISLLRASSKPSARLQIFHDALLDHLRKFSETGYGVE, from the coding sequence ATGGACACTGTTAATTACACACACCATCTTTCCACTTTTGTTGATGTCGTGCGCGCAGGTTCATTTTCGGCGGTGGCAAGACGTCAAGGCATGAAGCCTTCTTCTATTGCCCGTAAGATTGACATGCTTGAGGACTATTTTGGTGCCGCACTTTTTGTGCGGTCCACACGGGCGCTGATGCTGACAGATGTTGGCGAAGTGCTGGTGGCGCGGGCAGAGGTTATTCTCAACGAGCTGAACGCCATGCGCGTCGAGATCAAATCCATCAAGGACAATCTTGATGGGCCGCTTCGTATCAGTTGCCTTCCCACATTTGGCAAGCTGCATATTTTGCCTTGGTTGCCAAAACTGCGTGAGAATTTTCCCCGCATGACGGTGGAGCTGGATTTGACCGAGAGGATTGCCAATCCGTCGATTGAACGGCTTGATGCCGTTTTGCGCATTGGTCCTTTGAACGACAGCGGGCTTTATGCAAAGACCATTGGCGTTCAGCGTTGGCTTGTGTGCGCAAGCCCCGCCTATGTTGGCCGCTCTGGAAAACCAGCAGGCTGGAGCCAGCTTGCTGGGCATGCAATTGTTGATAAATTGCATGATCCGGCTGGAATTTGCTGGCATGGAGCGCTTGATCCGCAGCAGTATTCGGCCATGTCCATAGGCTTTCGCTGCAATGATTTTGATGGGTTGCGACAGGCAGCGCTTGGTGGGCTAGGCTTGGCTTATCTGCCGGATTGGGTGGCGTTGCCAGATATCACGGCGGGGAGGCTGGTGAAGCTTTTCGACGATAGCAAACGCGGTGACGAGCCTATCTCTCTGTTGCGGGCGTCTTCCAAGCCTTCGGCCAGACTCCAGATTTTTCATGACGCGCTCCTTGATCACTTGCGCAAATTTTCTGAAACTGGGTATGGCGTAGAGTGA
- a CDS encoding c-type cytochrome produces MRKLATMAAIGLCLGAGLSSAVSAADEPQVVRAGMMKKVGGAMGQLAAIAKGEKPYDAAVVKASLTTMEEVAKAFPEQFPKGSETGLNTEASPKIWEDPATFKTKAKALETAAATQLATLPADQAGVGAAMKSIGGTCGDCHQTFRLKK; encoded by the coding sequence ATGAGGAAGCTTGCAACAATGGCCGCCATTGGCCTCTGTCTTGGCGCCGGCCTCAGCAGCGCGGTCAGCGCCGCTGATGAGCCGCAGGTGGTGCGCGCTGGAATGATGAAGAAAGTCGGCGGTGCTATGGGCCAGCTGGCCGCTATCGCCAAGGGCGAAAAGCCCTATGACGCAGCCGTGGTCAAGGCTTCGCTGACCACGATGGAAGAGGTTGCCAAGGCCTTCCCGGAACAGTTCCCCAAGGGCTCCGAGACCGGCCTCAACACGGAAGCCAGCCCGAAGATCTGGGAAGACCCGGCCACCTTCAAGACCAAGGCCAAGGCGCTTGAAACCGCCGCTGCAACGCAGCTCGCCACCCTGCCCGCCGATCAGGCTGGCGTTGGCGCGGCAATGAAGAGCATTGGCGGCACCTGTGGCGATTGCCACCAGACGTTCAGGCTGAAGAAATAA
- a CDS encoding metallophosphoesterase: MPKLRLGLIADPQYADLPPNLTANRYYALSLAKMQAAIDVFNEQTLDAVLLLGDLIDRDFRNFAPALKVLEGLRHPLITLPGNHDFAVSDAQKPMVRDALGMPAPHFDRVIKGIRLIFTDGCEISTFSVARDDPAREVAVRQLLALKAKGAANAQDWNAAISQPQLDWLESRLTLAHAAGEKAIVFGHYPLHPFTDHALWNAQEVADVIAAAPAAIAYINGHDHRGGYGLIGDTHFITLKGMVDGEEDTAFSILTLATDALGLQGFGREEDRLLPIR, translated from the coding sequence ATGCCCAAACTTCGTCTCGGGCTGATCGCCGATCCGCAATATGCCGATCTGCCGCCCAACCTGACCGCCAACCGCTATTATGCCCTGAGCCTCGCCAAGATGCAGGCGGCCATCGACGTGTTCAACGAACAGACGCTGGATGCCGTGCTGCTGCTGGGCGACCTGATCGACCGGGATTTCCGCAATTTTGCCCCGGCCTTGAAAGTACTGGAAGGTCTGCGCCATCCGCTGATCACCCTGCCCGGCAATCACGATTTCGCGGTCTCCGACGCGCAAAAACCGATGGTGCGCGACGCGCTGGGCATGCCCGCCCCTCACTTCGACCGGGTGATCAAAGGTATCAGGCTGATCTTCACCGATGGCTGTGAAATCTCCACCTTCTCGGTGGCGCGCGACGACCCAGCCAGGGAAGTGGCGGTGCGCCAGCTTCTGGCGCTGAAGGCAAAGGGCGCGGCCAATGCCCAGGACTGGAACGCCGCCATCAGCCAGCCGCAACTCGACTGGCTGGAAAGCCGCCTGACGCTAGCGCATGCCGCAGGGGAAAAGGCCATCGTCTTCGGCCATTATCCGCTCCATCCCTTCACCGACCACGCCCTTTGGAATGCGCAGGAGGTGGCCGACGTGATCGCCGCCGCACCCGCTGCCATCGCCTATATCAACGGCCATGACCATCGTGGCGGCTATGGCTTGATCGGCGATACCCATTTCATCACTCTGAAAGGCATGGTGGATGGCGAAGAGGACACCGCCTTTTCAATTCTGACCCTTGCGACAGACGCGCTTGGGCTTCAAGGCTTTGGCCGCGAAGAAGACAGGCTCTTGCCGATCAGGTGA
- a CDS encoding GNAT family N-acetyltransferase, producing the protein MTEDSDITLPRPAMVSIRNAQPGDLPELNEMIAALAAHHGDASDMTPQTLKRDLFGPMPWITALVADGGEQLIGYAILMPLYRANEGKRGMEMLHLYVRDGQRGNGIGHHLIARARDVARQSGCDYLSVSAATGNFAAHRFYEQMEFSARPVTGMRYIQALA; encoded by the coding sequence ATGACTGAAGATAGCGACATTACCCTGCCAAGACCTGCAATGGTCAGCATTCGCAATGCCCAGCCCGGCGACCTGCCGGAGTTGAACGAGATGATCGCGGCCTTGGCCGCCCATCACGGCGATGCCTCCGACATGACCCCGCAAACGCTGAAACGCGACCTGTTCGGCCCCATGCCGTGGATCACAGCACTTGTGGCCGATGGTGGTGAACAGCTTATAGGCTACGCCATCCTGATGCCGCTTTACAGGGCCAATGAGGGAAAGCGCGGCATGGAAATGCTGCATCTCTATGTGCGTGATGGCCAGCGGGGCAATGGCATCGGCCATCACCTGATTGCCCGCGCCCGTGACGTGGCGCGCCAGTCCGGCTGCGATTATCTTTCGGTTTCCGCCGCCACTGGCAATTTCGCCGCCCATCGCTTCTACGAGCAGATGGAGTTCTCCGCCCGTCCGGTGACCGGCATGCGTTATATTCAGGCGCTGGCCTGA